The following coding sequences lie in one Bacteroides helcogenes P 36-108 genomic window:
- a CDS encoding pyridoxal phosphate-dependent aminotransferase, whose protein sequence is MPTISIRGVEMPASPIRKLAPLADAAKQKGVHVFHLNIGQPDLPTPQVAIDAIRNIDRKVLEYSPSAGYRSYREKLVGYYRKYNINLTADDIIITSGGSEAVLFSFLACLNPGDEIIVPEPAYANYMAFAISAGAKIRTIATTIEEGFSLPKVEKFEELINERTRAILICNPNNPTGYLYTRREMNQIRDLVKKYDLFLFSDEVYREFIYTGSPYISACHLEGIENNVVLIDSVSKRYSECGIRIGALITKNKEIRDAVMKFCQARLSPPLIGQIAAEASLDADEDYLRDTYDEYVERRKCLIDGLNRIPGVYSPIPMGAFYTVAKLPVDDSDKFCAWCLSEFEYEGQTVFMAPASGFYTTPGSGRNEVRIAYVLKKEDLNRALFVLQKALEAYPGRTE, encoded by the coding sequence ATGCCAACAATATCCATTCGCGGGGTAGAGATGCCCGCATCCCCCATCAGAAAACTTGCTCCCCTGGCAGATGCTGCCAAACAAAAGGGAGTGCATGTGTTTCATCTGAATATCGGACAGCCCGACTTGCCTACACCGCAAGTTGCAATTGATGCGATACGCAATATAGACCGTAAGGTGCTGGAATACAGTCCGAGTGCAGGATACCGCAGTTACCGTGAAAAGTTGGTAGGTTATTACCGGAAATATAACATCAATCTGACGGCGGATGATATTATCATAACCTCAGGCGGTTCGGAGGCGGTGTTGTTTTCGTTCCTTGCCTGTCTGAATCCGGGTGATGAGATTATAGTTCCCGAACCGGCCTATGCCAACTACATGGCATTCGCCATTTCCGCAGGTGCGAAAATCCGTACTATCGCCACTACTATTGAAGAAGGTTTCTCACTGCCTAAGGTCGAGAAGTTTGAAGAACTGATAAATGAGCGTACCCGCGCCATATTGATTTGTAATCCGAATAATCCTACCGGTTACCTTTATACCCGTCGTGAAATGAACCAGATCCGTGATCTTGTGAAGAAATACGATCTTTTTCTTTTCTCTGATGAAGTATATCGTGAATTTATCTATACGGGGTCTCCTTACATTTCGGCTTGTCACTTGGAGGGCATTGAAAACAACGTTGTGTTGATAGACTCCGTGTCCAAGCGTTATTCGGAATGCGGTATCCGGATCGGAGCATTGATTACGAAGAATAAAGAGATACGCGATGCTGTCATGAAGTTCTGTCAGGCTCGCCTCAGTCCTCCTTTGATCGGACAGATTGCCGCAGAGGCCTCCCTTGATGCGGATGAGGATTATCTGCGTGATACATACGACGAATATGTGGAGCGTCGCAAATGCTTGATAGATGGCCTGAACCGTATTCCCGGCGTCTATTCTCCCATTCCGATGGGAGCGTTCTATACTGTGGCCAAATTGCCGGTGGATGATTCCGACAAGTTCTGTGCCTGGTGTCTTTCCGAGTTTGAATATGAAGGACAGACGGTCTTTATGGCTCCTGCCTCCGGTTTCTATACCACTCCCGGTTCCGGCCGCAATGAGGTGCGTATAGCTTACGTACTGAAGAAAGAGGATTTGAACCGTGCTCTGTTTGTACTTCAAAAAGCATTGGAAGCTTATCCCGGACGTACTGAATGA
- the bioC gene encoding malonyl-ACP O-methyltransferase BioC, which yields MDKQLIAERFAKARNTYTREALVQQQVAGKMIRILTDVLSSAEHLLPEEIAVRFRHIVEFGCGTGSYSRILLHTLHPETLLLNDLCREMEECVGELCSTQTAGRKKDGTEIRVSFLPGDAENFDFPKGTDLITSCSTLQWFNNPETFFLRCHHALTKDGILAFSTFGTKNMHQIRCLTGHGLYYLPIEELQALLSPYFNILHAEEEIVPLSFATPQAVLKHLKQTGVTGTEKRMWTRGRLQAFCEEYIRQFSSPPTGNVTLTYHPIYIIAKNKE from the coding sequence ATGGACAAACAACTGATAGCCGAACGCTTTGCCAAAGCCCGGAACACCTATACGCGCGAAGCCCTTGTACAGCAACAGGTAGCCGGAAAGATGATACGGATACTGACGGATGTCCTCTCTTCGGCCGAACATCTTCTGCCGGAAGAAATAGCGGTACGCTTCAGGCATATTGTGGAATTCGGATGCGGTACAGGGAGTTATTCCCGCATTCTGCTCCACACGCTGCATCCCGAAACTTTATTACTGAACGACCTCTGCCGTGAAATGGAAGAATGCGTCGGAGAACTCTGTTCCACACAAACAGCCGGAAGAAAGAAAGACGGGACGGAAATCAGAGTCAGCTTTCTGCCGGGTGATGCCGAGAATTTTGACTTTCCTAAAGGCACGGATCTGATAACTTCCTGTTCGACCCTACAATGGTTCAACAATCCCGAAACTTTCTTTCTACGTTGCCATCATGCACTGACAAAAGACGGAATCCTTGCTTTCAGCACTTTCGGAACAAAGAACATGCATCAAATACGTTGTCTGACCGGACACGGGCTGTATTATCTGCCAATCGAAGAATTGCAGGCATTACTGTCTCCGTATTTCAACATCCTCCATGCCGAAGAGGAGATTGTGCCTCTCTCCTTCGCCACTCCGCAAGCAGTATTGAAACACCTGAAACAAACCGGAGTGACAGGTACGGAAAAGAGGATGTGGACACGCGGACGGCTGCAAGCTTTCTGTGAGGAATACATCCGGCAGTTCAGTAGCCCCCCAACCGGAAACGTGACATTGACTTATCATCCTATTTATATCATCGCTAAAAACAAAGAATAA
- a CDS encoding ABC transporter permease, producing MNFSRFIALRIYRNSDPGKQVSRPAVLIAMIGIAIGLAVMIIAVSVIVGFKSEVRDKIVGFGAHIQISNLNAARSYETPPVVVGDSMLAALSDYPGVEHVQRYSTKPGMIKTAEAFQGIVLKGVGPEYDRAFFRRHLLEGEFPQFSDSASSNRVVISRALSDKLRLKLGDKIDTYYIQDEVRARRLKIVGIYQTNFSEYDNLFLLTDLCLVNRLNKWEPDQVSGVELELRDYDKLEETTYQIAADTNEYPDRNGEEYCVRNVEQLNPQIFDWLGILDVNIWVILILMIGVAGFTMVSGLLIIIIERTSMIGVLKSLGADNYTIRKVFLWFSVFLIGKGMLWGNLAGLAFYFIQRLSGVFKLDAETYYMDTVPVSFNIWLFLLLNIGTLIASVLMLLGPSYLITRIHPANSMRYK from the coding sequence ATGAATTTTTCCCGTTTCATAGCCCTCCGCATTTATCGCAATTCAGATCCCGGAAAGCAAGTTTCCCGTCCTGCCGTGCTTATTGCGATGATTGGTATTGCCATCGGATTGGCGGTGATGATCATTGCCGTGTCTGTGATTGTAGGGTTTAAAAGTGAGGTGCGTGACAAGATCGTAGGGTTCGGAGCACATATACAGATTAGTAATCTGAATGCTGCGCGTTCTTACGAGACACCTCCGGTAGTGGTGGGAGACAGTATGCTGGCGGCACTTTCCGATTATCCGGGAGTGGAGCACGTACAACGCTATTCCACCAAGCCGGGAATGATAAAGACTGCTGAGGCTTTTCAGGGAATAGTTCTGAAGGGGGTAGGCCCCGAATATGACAGAGCTTTTTTCCGCCGTCATCTGCTCGAGGGAGAGTTTCCGCAATTCAGTGACTCCGCATCTTCCAACCGGGTAGTTATCTCAAGGGCGCTTTCCGATAAACTGAGGTTGAAACTTGGAGACAAGATCGATACTTATTATATTCAGGATGAAGTGCGTGCCCGCCGCCTGAAGATTGTGGGCATTTATCAGACCAACTTTTCGGAATATGACAATCTCTTTTTGCTGACTGACCTTTGTCTGGTCAATCGCTTGAACAAATGGGAGCCCGACCAGGTGAGCGGCGTGGAATTGGAATTGCGCGATTACGACAAACTGGAAGAAACCACTTATCAGATAGCCGCCGATACAAATGAATATCCTGACAGGAATGGTGAGGAATATTGCGTGCGCAATGTGGAGCAACTCAATCCTCAGATTTTTGACTGGCTGGGCATCCTGGATGTGAACATCTGGGTTATTCTCATCCTGATGATTGGAGTGGCGGGTTTTACGATGGTATCCGGCTTGCTGATCATTATCATTGAACGCACTTCCATGATTGGAGTCCTGAAGTCATTGGGAGCCGATAATTATACTATTCGTAAAGTCTTCTTGTGGTTTTCTGTCTTTCTTATCGGAAAGGGGATGCTGTGGGGAAATCTGGCAGGCCTTGCTTTCTACTTTATCCAGCGTTTGTCCGGTGTATTCAAGCTTGATGCGGAAACCTACTATATGGACACCGTTCCCGTTTCCTTCAATATCTGGCTTTTTCTATTGCTGAATATCGGTACATTGATTGCTTCGGTACTCATGTTATTGGGACCTTCTTATCTGATAACGCGCATACATCCGGCAAACTCTATGCGTTATAAGTAA
- a CDS encoding PAS domain-containing sensor histidine kinase, with amino-acid sequence MKKFLLPILLGLAVTLSCTLSAAERTYDILLIQSYTDRTPFHALLTKGLKDGLSKGGVKANITTEYINADYWSYVSECVIMRRICERARGRHTDLIVTVGDEAFYDLMTCGDSLGHRLPVIVSGIKYPNEKLMEHLPNVAGFTAKTDFKGLLYEIKRIFPNRKEIICLSDSALLSYRGTKKLEDDWLLFQQENPEYTFLKKNVQTQAPTAIISSICYGYNAYNRVVIAPKWSPFLSFIGKNSKAPVFTGQNLALTNGVFCAYDVVPSEGTCAAGKLAARILQGKVAVSSCGIVNLDGTFLYDYKQLDFFRVDSSIADGHGIIMNIPFNERYGIWLILFYSIIVVVLVILVIWLIRSNRKEARRRIQAQTRLLIQARLVEQRNEFDDIFCSIRDGLISYDTDLRIHFVNHSLMLMLGLSPETHTARFYEGQIAGSIFHIYVDGEDILTDLLKNACELQKAVPIPANAFMRENVQGIYFPVSGEVVPVFAKGRMTGMALVCRNISEEERQKRFFNMAIEESSVYPWQYDMSQQCFVFPAGLFHRLGHRGSVETMTLEDVRDIVHPNDREATHAIFAAILQGHMEKPRMSFRVRKADGGYEWWEFRFTIYNGLTEDDPYMVLGVAQSIQRYKDTEDALITARDHAMQADKLKSAFLANMSHEIRTPLNAIVGFSDLLKDLNAFSKEEVQEFVGLINTNCTLLLALINDILDLSRIEAGTMEFNLAEFNLNYIMQDIYDSQYLSMPQGVELRIECPVEEGKSIHTDIVRLKQVVNNLVNNAKKFTVQGSITIGYTVDEPEYTTVYVEDTGKGIPEEAAKHIFERFYKVDNFVQGAGLGLSICQTIVEHLRGTISVFSQVGRGTRFEVRMPDVNE; translated from the coding sequence ATGAAGAAGTTCCTTCTGCCTATATTATTAGGACTGGCGGTTACATTGTCATGCACTTTGTCAGCCGCAGAGCGCACATATGACATTTTGTTAATACAATCATATACTGACCGCACTCCTTTTCATGCTTTGCTCACCAAGGGTTTGAAGGATGGTCTGAGCAAGGGAGGTGTCAAGGCGAATATTACTACGGAATATATCAATGCCGATTATTGGTCTTATGTCTCGGAATGTGTAATTATGCGTCGTATCTGCGAGAGGGCGCGTGGACGGCATACGGATTTGATTGTGACTGTGGGTGACGAGGCCTTTTATGATTTGATGACATGTGGAGACTCATTGGGGCATCGGTTGCCGGTCATTGTTTCTGGTATCAAATACCCTAATGAAAAATTGATGGAACATTTGCCCAATGTCGCCGGATTTACAGCCAAGACAGACTTTAAAGGGCTTCTCTATGAGATTAAGCGGATATTTCCCAACCGTAAAGAAATCATTTGCCTTTCTGACAGTGCTTTACTCAGTTATCGGGGAACTAAAAAATTAGAGGATGACTGGCTCCTGTTCCAACAGGAAAATCCTGAATATACTTTTCTCAAAAAGAATGTGCAGACACAAGCTCCCACAGCCATTATTTCTTCCATTTGTTACGGTTACAATGCATACAATCGTGTCGTTATTGCTCCCAAGTGGAGTCCTTTTCTCTCTTTTATCGGTAAAAACTCAAAGGCTCCTGTATTTACCGGACAGAACTTGGCTTTGACCAACGGAGTGTTCTGTGCCTATGATGTCGTGCCCTCAGAGGGTACTTGTGCGGCAGGAAAACTGGCAGCCCGGATATTGCAGGGCAAAGTTGCCGTTTCTTCCTGTGGAATTGTCAATCTTGATGGGACGTTTTTGTATGACTACAAACAACTGGATTTTTTTCGTGTGGACAGCAGCATTGCAGATGGGCATGGCATTATTATGAACATCCCCTTTAACGAGCGTTACGGTATATGGCTCATTTTATTCTATTCTATTATCGTGGTGGTATTGGTGATATTGGTTATTTGGCTGATACGTTCCAATCGAAAGGAGGCCCGCCGTCGTATTCAGGCTCAAACGCGTTTGCTGATACAAGCTCGTCTGGTGGAACAAAGAAATGAGTTCGATGATATATTCTGTTCTATCCGTGACGGTCTGATCTCCTATGATACGGATTTACGCATCCATTTTGTCAACCATTCACTGATGCTTATGCTCGGACTTTCGCCCGAAACGCATACGGCTCGTTTTTATGAAGGTCAGATAGCCGGTTCTATTTTCCACATATATGTTGATGGTGAGGATATTCTGACGGATTTGTTGAAGAATGCCTGTGAATTACAGAAAGCTGTGCCTATTCCGGCCAACGCTTTTATGCGTGAGAACGTACAGGGAATTTATTTTCCGGTTTCAGGTGAGGTGGTTCCGGTCTTCGCCAAAGGCCGGATGACTGGCATGGCATTGGTGTGTCGCAATATCTCGGAAGAAGAAAGACAGAAACGCTTTTTCAACATGGCCATAGAAGAAAGTTCCGTTTATCCTTGGCAATATGATATGTCCCAACAATGTTTCGTATTTCCTGCCGGATTATTTCATCGCCTCGGTCATAGAGGGAGTGTGGAAACCATGACATTGGAAGATGTGAGAGATATTGTGCATCCGAATGACCGTGAGGCTACTCACGCCATTTTCGCCGCCATACTGCAAGGACACATGGAGAAGCCCCGTATGAGTTTTCGCGTAAGGAAAGCCGACGGTGGTTATGAGTGGTGGGAGTTTCGCTTTACCATCTACAATGGACTGACTGAAGATGATCCGTATATGGTATTGGGGGTGGCCCAGAGCATACAGCGTTATAAGGATACGGAAGATGCCTTGATTACCGCCCGTGATCATGCCATGCAGGCCGATAAGTTGAAGTCTGCTTTCCTTGCAAATATGAGTCATGAGATACGTACGCCTCTGAATGCCATTGTCGGTTTTTCTGATTTGCTGAAAGACTTGAATGCTTTTTCCAAAGAGGAAGTGCAAGAATTCGTAGGGTTGATTAATACCAACTGTACTTTGCTGTTGGCGTTGATAAATGATATTCTTGACCTTTCGCGCATTGAAGCCGGTACGATGGAGTTCAATCTTGCAGAATTCAATTTGAACTATATTATGCAAGATATCTATGATTCCCAGTATCTGAGCATGCCGCAGGGAGTGGAACTGCGCATCGAATGCCCTGTGGAAGAAGGCAAGTCTATACATACAGATATTGTCCGTCTGAAACAGGTGGTGAACAATTTGGTAAACAATGCCAAGAAGTTTACCGTGCAGGGCAGCATCACGATAGGCTATACGGTCGATGAACCAGAATATACCACCGTATATGTGGAAGACACCGGTAAGGGTATTCCCGAAGAGGCTGCCAAGCATATCTTCGAGCGCTTCTATAAAGTGGATAATTTTGTGCAAGGAGCCGGTTTAGGATTGAGCATTTGTCAGACCATTGTGGAACATCTGCGTGGTACTATTTCCGTTTTTTCCCAAGTAGGAAGAGGAACGCGTTTTGAGGTAAGGATGCCTGATGTAAACGAGTGA
- the bioD gene encoding dethiobiotin synthase, translating into MESKIYFISGIDTDAGKSYCTAWYARQLAQNGKRIITQKFIQTGNTGHSEDIDLHRRIMGTGYLPEDREGLTMPEIFSYPCSPHLASRIDKRPIDFNKIERATKELARRYDTVLVEGAGGLMVPLTEEFLTIDYVAEKQYPLIFVTSGKLGSINHTLLSFEAIKNRNIRLDTVLYNLYPTVKDKTIQDDTMQYIKNYLAKHFPDTAFEAVPEIGQ; encoded by the coding sequence ATGGAATCAAAAATTTATTTCATCAGCGGCATTGACACCGATGCCGGAAAAAGCTATTGCACCGCCTGGTATGCCCGTCAACTGGCACAAAACGGTAAACGTATCATCACCCAGAAATTCATCCAGACCGGAAACACAGGACATTCCGAAGACATTGATCTGCACCGCCGCATCATGGGGACAGGCTACCTGCCCGAAGACCGTGAAGGACTCACCATGCCCGAAATCTTCTCTTATCCCTGCTCTCCCCACCTTGCCTCCCGCATAGACAAGCGCCCCATAGACTTCAACAAGATAGAGCGTGCCACAAAAGAACTTGCCCGCCGTTACGATACAGTTCTCGTGGAAGGGGCCGGCGGCCTTATGGTTCCTCTGACGGAAGAATTCCTGACGATAGACTATGTGGCAGAAAAGCAATACCCTCTTATTTTCGTGACTTCCGGCAAGTTGGGAAGCATCAACCATACCTTACTGAGTTTTGAAGCCATCAAGAACCGGAATATCAGGCTTGATACCGTATTATATAATCTTTACCCTACCGTAAAAGACAAAACCATTCAGGACGACACCATGCAGTACATCAAGAATTATCTTGCCAAGCACTTTCCCGATACAGCGTTCGAGGCAGTGCCGGAGATAGGACAATAA
- a CDS encoding glycosyltransferase — translation MEAFTFDNTEKILLASTGILFIVQTLYYYCLYNRIHARNKAVKRGDIHFSQELPPVSVIICAREESENLRRNLSGILEQDYPQFEVIVINDGDTDESEDYLTLLEEKYPHLYHSFVPDSSRYISRKKLAVTLGIKASKYEWLVFTDAKCLPQSNQWLRLMARNFTSRAQVVLGYSGYECGKGWLQRQICFDNLFTSMRYLGLALAGKPYMGIGRNLAYRKELFYQQKGFSAHLNLQRGDDDLFINHVATSENTRVETDADATMRMQPLTRSKDWREEKISYASTARLYHGCQRWIIGLETLTRLAFHGTWIALLAIGILNFHWLAAGIAFFLFMLRFTLQAVVINKAAQDLGEKRRYYSTLPIFDLLQPMQSLRWKLSCMLRKRSDFLRK, via the coding sequence ATGGAAGCATTTACATTTGACAACACTGAAAAAATATTGCTCGCATCGACGGGCATTCTTTTCATCGTCCAAACCCTTTACTATTATTGTCTCTACAACCGTATTCACGCCCGAAACAAGGCAGTGAAACGGGGCGACATACATTTCAGTCAGGAACTTCCTCCCGTATCAGTCATCATCTGCGCACGCGAAGAATCCGAAAACCTGCGCCGCAACCTGAGTGGTATATTAGAGCAAGATTATCCGCAGTTTGAGGTTATCGTCATCAATGATGGCGATACTGATGAAAGTGAAGACTACCTGACTTTGCTGGAAGAAAAATATCCCCACCTCTATCACAGCTTCGTGCCCGATTCTTCCCGTTATATCAGCCGGAAGAAACTTGCCGTCACACTCGGAATCAAAGCCAGCAAGTATGAATGGCTGGTCTTCACCGATGCCAAATGCCTGCCACAAAGCAACCAATGGCTACGCTTGATGGCACGGAACTTTACATCACGTGCGCAAGTAGTGTTGGGATACAGCGGCTATGAATGCGGCAAAGGCTGGCTGCAAAGACAGATATGCTTTGATAATCTCTTCACATCCATGCGCTATTTGGGACTGGCGTTGGCCGGAAAACCATATATGGGGATAGGACGGAACCTCGCTTACCGCAAGGAACTGTTCTACCAGCAAAAAGGCTTCTCCGCACACCTTAACCTGCAACGCGGAGATGATGATTTATTCATCAACCATGTAGCTACTTCCGAAAATACACGGGTAGAGACAGATGCCGATGCCACAATGCGTATGCAACCGTTGACACGAAGCAAGGATTGGAGAGAGGAAAAAATCAGCTATGCTTCCACTGCACGGCTGTATCACGGCTGCCAACGTTGGATAATTGGATTAGAGACATTGACACGATTGGCTTTTCACGGAACCTGGATAGCCTTACTTGCCATCGGCATCCTGAATTTCCATTGGCTGGCAGCAGGCATCGCTTTTTTCCTTTTCATGCTCCGCTTCACGCTGCAAGCCGTTGTCATCAACAAAGCCGCACAAGATCTGGGCGAAAAACGGAGATATTACTCCACACTGCCCATATTCGATTTATTGCAGCCCATGCAGTCATTACGCTGGAAGCTGTCATGCATGTTGCGGAAAAGAAGCGATTTCCTGAGAAAGTAA
- a CDS encoding fucose isomerase codes for MVINLITFASILHKQVSVRSSHEMILTELEKYFTVNFIDYQDINKLTPDDFSILFIATGGVERLVIQHFESLPRPTILLADGMQNSFAAALEISCWLRGRGMKSEILHGELSEIIKRIFVLHGNFKAQRSLVGTRIGVIGTPSSWLIASNVDYLLAKRRWGVEYIDVPLDRIYEYYGQIADDEVGESCASLAGKALACREATPEDMIKAMRLYRAVKKVVEEDKLSAITLSCFRLIEQTGTTGCLALSLLNDEGVIAGCEGDLQSVFSMLAVKALTGKSSFMANPSMVNTRTNEIILAHCTVGIAQTEKFIIRNHFETESGIGIQGIMPTGDVTIVKCGSECLDEYYLSTGTLTENTNYINMCRTQVRIKMNTSAEYFLKNPLGNHHIMLNGNYEIMLNEFLQANGCKRVE; via the coding sequence ATGGTCATCAACCTAATAACCTTTGCTTCCATCTTGCATAAGCAAGTATCCGTCCGAAGTTCTCATGAAATGATCTTGACAGAGTTGGAAAAGTACTTTACCGTCAATTTCATCGATTACCAAGACATCAACAAACTGACTCCCGATGATTTCAGTATCCTGTTTATTGCTACGGGAGGAGTAGAACGACTGGTCATCCAGCATTTCGAATCCCTTCCCCGCCCTACCATACTCCTGGCAGACGGCATGCAGAATTCATTTGCCGCAGCCCTCGAAATTTCATGCTGGCTACGCGGACGCGGCATGAAAAGTGAGATTCTGCATGGTGAACTGTCAGAAATCATTAAACGTATTTTCGTATTGCATGGCAACTTCAAGGCACAACGCAGCCTTGTAGGAACACGTATCGGTGTAATAGGCACTCCATCCAGTTGGCTCATCGCCAGCAATGTGGATTACCTGCTTGCCAAACGCCGCTGGGGAGTTGAATACATAGATGTTCCACTGGACCGGATATACGAATATTATGGGCAGATAGCAGACGATGAGGTGGGAGAATCTTGTGCCTCACTTGCCGGGAAAGCACTTGCTTGCCGCGAAGCCACCCCTGAAGACATGATAAAGGCAATGCGTCTTTACCGTGCAGTCAAGAAAGTTGTGGAAGAAGACAAACTGAGTGCCATCACCCTGAGCTGCTTCCGGCTGATAGAGCAAACCGGAACTACCGGATGCCTCGCTCTTTCCCTGCTGAATGATGAAGGAGTCATTGCCGGATGTGAAGGTGATTTACAATCTGTATTCAGCATGCTTGCAGTAAAAGCGCTGACCGGAAAATCTTCTTTCATGGCCAATCCTTCTATGGTAAATACCCGCACAAACGAAATCATACTGGCACATTGCACCGTCGGTATAGCCCAAACAGAGAAATTCATTATCCGCAATCATTTTGAAACAGAAAGCGGCATCGGAATTCAAGGCATCATGCCCACAGGAGATGTCACCATCGTGAAATGTGGCAGCGAATGTCTGGATGAATATTATCTGAGTACGGGAACACTGACCGAAAACACCAACTACATCAATATGTGCCGCACACAGGTACGCATAAAAATGAATACTTCCGCCGAATACTTCCTGAAGAATCCTTTGGGGAATCACCACATCATGCTGAATGGCAATTACGAAATCATGCTGAATGAGTTTCTTCAGGCAAACGGATGCAAGCGGGTGGAATAA